The Electrophorus electricus isolate fEleEle1 chromosome 8, fEleEle1.pri, whole genome shotgun sequence genome contains the following window.
ATCTCAAACTGTTGCATTGcacaatattttgttttccaGGGTTCACCATATCTGATTCAACATATGAAAGGCTCAAAAATTAGCTGATCAGTTTTTCATGGGATCTGCACTGATGTGGCTTTGAATCTGAACCGTCAGGTTGGACAAAATGCGCGTATTGTCAAACAGTAAAGAGAAGCACATggtgtaaaaattatttaattcttaAGATAAGTCTGTTATGGGTGCATTCGGTGCACATAGTGAAGAGCTGAGGTCCGTGTATTTGCTTACTTTAGGGTATTGCATTTAAAGAGGTGGCGGGTTACCGAGGAGACACAGTTGCAGCAGGATGTGGAGTATCCGGTGTCGCGTACTCGTAAACCATCCAAAAGATGCGCCCTCGCAGTATCCCTAGGGCGTCGCAGATAGGTCTTCACTGATATTGCGCTGCATGAGGTCCTATCGGATACGAATGAAAGGAGAGTTTCGCTAAAGTTTGTTGCTCGCGAATGTTTATTACATAACGGCAAAAGGCGCGCCAACATCACGACTTTGTACTGGCGTTAGTAGGTCATTTCTTCACGAACTGTGACTATCCAGTTAAAGATGGAATACTGACAGTAGACCAGCATGACGCCTATATGGAAACAGAGCCTTGCGGAAGAAAACAACTAGACCCAAATGGAAAGTGTCAGGTAATTTACATGgaaagattaagattaagacAAGAATGACTGAAACTTATAGAGGGTATACTTTAAAGATGTTAAGTtcatttacttaatttattaGACATTCGAAATGTTGGTATTAAATGCAATTTGTGTTGCCTGCAGGTTATTTTCCTTATCTGAACAAATCAagaaattgtaaataaattacaatCTAGTAAATTATTCGAAGCCAAACAAGAAAGCAAGGCCACATTCGTCAAACAAATTAACAGGGGAATACTTGACCTTGGCCTTTTTTTCAAGTGTACGTGTTTTTTGGTCATGTTTTTCAAGATGATTTGAAAGTGAAAAACACAgtgtttctgaaatattcaatTAGTCATAAGGCTCATTGagtacatgcacacagccacgcacacaaatacacacataaaacactacacacagagaaagctgTGTTGTTCTAAAGTGTCTACTGTAAGTATATCCGATACAATCAGATTTGATCCTTTTCCGTTCCCCTGAAGTGCAAGATGCTATCTGGGAATACGCACTGCCCAGAATCTCTTCTCCATGTGCACCTGCACTGAATTATTCATGTTGTGCTTCCTCTTTAattgccctgtgtgtgtgtgtgtgtgtgtgtgtgtgtgtgtgtgtgtgtgtgttggggggggggtatgggtttgtttttttgttattctaaaataatccttttttgacgataaatgtttaaaagttgGTACAGGTGTGTGACCTCTTCTACATAAGGACACTTAGATCAAATAATGCAATTGCAATCAACTTTGTAGTTTGAAATAACTACATCTGTGTAAGAAATAGGTGAAGCTCAAGATAAAGCTCATGGTGGTATCTGCACTTCAGAGCGTCCATGTGTCCGTGTGTTTCAGATCAGAGAACTACCCTGCCTAAATGCCCAAATGCTACTCCTCGGAATGCTTTTCCATCATACACATTTGGCTCCAAGGCCCTGAAATATAGACCCTCAGAaagctctgtgattggctccTGTGGATGGGAGGAGCCTGTGGTACACAGGGCAAGTGGCTTCCATGGGAGACATGCAGAAGAGAGCCCGGTGCGCCCACGTATTGTGACAGTAGTTCGTCCGTGTGGCGAGCAGAGCCTGCGGAAGATCTCCCTGTTGTTAAACCGCCGTGCAGTGCAGACGTTCGAGCTGCTCATGACTGACGTGTCAGAAGCACTTGGTTATCCTTGTTGGAACAGTGGCCGTATCCGACGCCTCTTCAGCCCTGCTGGTCGAGAGATACGCAGCCTCTCGGACTTCTTCCATTTTGACCGTGCCTTCCTGGCATTTGGAAACAGCCGACCAACACTTAGTGAAGTACGGGCTGCCCTAAATGAGGTGTATCCAGACAGTCCAGGTTACTGTGACAGCTTGATAAAATTGTGGGAGCGGATCCTAAGGCCTAAGGGAGCCAAGGCTGATAGTGGTTTCCATGATGATGACCTCCAGACTGACAACTCTGTGAATTTAGCCCTTGATCCACTGGTGACCCAACCAGTGGCCAATAAtttgcagccaatcagaacacaaGTTAGGCAGAAAGACaaagggagcagagagaagcagaaaggagaGTGGAAGCGCTGGAAGAGACATGTCCAACCTCAGACCAAAGCTCAGCTCAAAGAacagagtgggacagagaggaagaaggagccTGTTTTCTGCCGGAGCTGTAGAGGAGTTGGTCCCCCTGTTCCTCCTATTGGAAACAAACAGCGTGCTAATTGGGAAGGGCCTAATAATCAGAAAAATGCTCCTCCCTTACAGACCATCAGGATGGAAAAACAACCACAGCAAGCAGACAATATAAACAGTGATTCAAAAATATTCCAAAGCAATGTCCTCATTCCTGTGGCCCAGACAGAGACACCCAGTACACAAAACATGCTTGTATCAGAAtgggaagagcagagagagtggCAGCAGGGTCTCCCTCCTGACGGCATGGAGGTGTTGCCGGAGGAAATCCACCACTCCTATGACCTCGGTGGCGTGGTGGGGGACGGGAATTTTGCAGTGGTGCGGGAGTGTCGTGTGCGTGGCTGTTCCCAAACCTTCGCCATGAAGATCGTGGACAAGGCCAAGCTGCACGGCCGTGGTCACATGATCCAGAATGAGATTGCATTGCTGCGCAGCCTGGCCCACCCACGCCTTGTGCAGCTTCTGCgttcacaccacacacacacacatgtctaccTGCTGATGGAGCTGGTTGCTGGTGGCGACTTGTTCGACGCCATTGCCCGGAGCGGCCAGTTTACTGAGCCCTGTGCAGCCTGCATGATCCGAGACATCAGCCAGGCCCTGGAGTACATCCATAACAAGAGCATcgcacacagagacatcaaACCTGAAAACCTTCTGGTGAGCCATAAGTACACACATCCCATTCAGTTCATATTCTTGCAAGCTCTTTGAGAAAGATGCTTCTTCTCCTGTTGCTTGGATTGAAATGcagcaaattattattattattatattatgtaataaGTTATCAAAGACACATGGTCACAATCTTTCTGAAACTGATTGTAAGGTCCAACGGCATTCCACTGGAATTATGAACCTGAAGCTGGCTGACTTCGGCTTGGCAATGGTGGTGACTGAGcctgtgttcacagtgtgtggCACACCCACTTATGTTGCTCCTGAGATACTTGCTGAGACAGGTCAGTAGCCAATATGCCCATTATGTTTGGATGTATGATGTTACCTGTAGCCTTGGTTGCTTGCAGTTGCTAATATGCAATttattaatttcacattttcccCATATTACTCAAATACAACATTAGTAGAAAAAGTTATATGGGTTTGCATTCTATCTAACTCCTCTATATAGCTGCACCGTATCACCGTGAAGAGTACCAGGTGCTTTAGATTTGTCTGTGCAACCTAAAAGAGGATACTTTATGAAGATTTTGCAAAGCCATTGTGCGATACATTTAACACACCTTATGTATGATAGCCAAGCACTTTTGTAATACTTATATTTCTACCACATATTGGCCTGAATGCTACTCTAAGCACTTTGACAAAACTGCTTTGTTTAATTTAGCAAAGCTTATATGACTCAAAGCAAGTGATTTCCATAAAGCATTTGaataaactacattttattctattaATCTATTGTGATTATTtggaattgtatttatttatagaatttaTCACAGTGAATGCAAATAGGCTGATGTACAGCTCTTTTATTTTAGGTATTTTAACAACTGTGTCAGTTTTTgctgtaaagtttttttttgctgtaaaaGGTGTCCACAGACTtcagatgtgttttttgtgtgtaggGTATGGTGTTGAAGTGGACGTGTGGGCGATGGGGGTCAtactgtttgtgctgctgagTGGATTTCCTCCATTCCGCAGTCCAGATCGCAATCAGGAGGAACTCTTTCGTCTCATCCAGAAGGGGGAGGTCCATTTCCTATCACCTTACTGGGACCATGTGTCTAATGGTGTGACCCTGAACTCTGACACCTACCCTTACCTCTTATTGCCAACATCACCAGTTGACCAGGGCCTCTTGTATGTTCTTCTTAGAATGACAgtatgtgtttggttttcttgtgTATTTCAGGAGCTAAGGTTCTCATCAGAGCTTTGATGGAAGTGGACCCCAGTGTCAGGTTGACAGCCAGTCAAACTTTGCAAAACAGCTGGCTTCTGCATGCAACAACACAgactgaccacaaggtggcgATAAACGCCAATGACGCCACAATCGACAAAAAAGACCACTTGAAACCAAGTCACATAACAGATGAGTGTAATCAGCTCAAATCAGACAGCAGCAATAGTTTGTCTTCGATAGTTCAATCAGACCAAattaacagtaacagtagagaaaacaaatacaaaggCACATCAGAACACGACAGAGAAACCAACAGGAGCCAGAGAGACCAGCAGCCTCTTGAGAGAATATCATATGCAAGAGAGACAAGTAAAAATGGTAATATCCTGGAAATatcagcaaaacaaataaatatgccACAGCAAAGTCAGGAGAGACAATTCCAAAATGCTAGGAGTAGAACTGATAACCACAACCAGCTGACATCAGAAAAATGGAGAGACCAAAAATCCCAGCAAAAACAAGAACCATCAACTTGACTGGAAGTATGCAGGGTGACCAGTAAGGCACAATAATGTAATGTAGCACATTAATTCATGTAACCCATAGCTAATTAGATACCGgaacacatttaattaaaaaggtaaaacatattttacagaTTTGTTAGTTATGCAAATTCACATTGTGCCACTTGCAAGAGTATATATTGTCTGAGCTAGCTAAGATAAAAAATACTGGTTCATGGACTATAAACACTTAAGCATTCACACTCTACTATCACTAAAACTTTGACTAATCTAAGTCAAAACCATTCTTTTTGGTCATCTAATACTGACCACTGTGAAACACATACCACCACTGGGATAACCCAAATTGTGGAGGTGGGAGCTTCTCTGTATAATCAGAGTGCCAAAAAATGATGGCGAGAGAGGTTATCCGTTTTAGGGCCATTTCAGGTCCTTATTTGCCCAGTTGGTACAGTCTGTAgtttgaatatttcagcagtAGCCCTATTACTTACCTGAAACATTTCTCTTTCCTTCGCATGTATCTTAATGTATATGTTAATGTGCCTGAAGGGTATGAATAgcatcttgtttgtttgtttgtttttttaattttattctaatatgttattttgtattattaaataCCATATCAAAGGTTTTGTGGAACTAATGAATGGGCC
Protein-coding sequences here:
- the dclk3 gene encoding LOW QUALITY PROTEIN: serine/threonine-protein kinase DCLK3 (The sequence of the model RefSeq protein was modified relative to this genomic sequence to represent the inferred CDS: deleted 1 base in 1 codon), translated to MTPIWKQALRKKTTRPKWKVSDQRTTLPKCPNATPRNAFPSYTFGSKALKYRPSESSVIGSCGWEEPVVHRASGFHGRHAEESPVRPRIVTVVRPCGEQSLRKISLLLNRRAVQTFELLMTDVSEALGYPCWNSGRIRRLFSPAGREIRSLSDFFHFDRAFLAFGNSRPTLSEVRAALNEVYPDSPGYCDSLIKLWERILRPKGAKADSGFHDDDLQTDNSVNLALDPLVTQPVANNLQPIRTQVRQKDKGSREKQKGEWKRWKRHVQPQTKAQLKEQSGTERKKEPVFCRSCRGVGPPVPPIGNKQRANWEGPNNQKNAPPLQTIRMEKQPQQADNINSDSKIFQSNVLIPVAQTETPSTQNMLVSEWEEQREWQQGLPPDGMEVLPEEIHHSYDLGGVVGDGNFAVVRECRVRGCSQTFAMKIVDKAKLHGRGHMIQNEIALLRSLAHPRLVQLLRSHHTHTHVYLLMELVAGGDLFDAIARSGQFTEPCAACMIRDISQALEYIHNKSIAHRDIKPENLLVQRHSTGIMNLKLADFGLAMVVTEPVFTVCGTPTYVAPEILAETGYGVEVDVWAMGVILFVLLSGFPPFRSPDRNQEELFRLIQKGEVHFLSPYWDHVSNGAKVLIRALMEVDPSVRLTASQTLQNSWLLHATTQTDHKVAINANDATIDKKDHLKPSHITDECNQLKSDSSNSLSSIVQSDQINSNSRENKYKGTSEHDRETNRSQRDQQPLERISYARETSKNGNILEISAKQINMPQQSQERQFQNARSRTDNHNQLTSEKWRDQKSQQKQEPST